AAAATAcattgctggaaatatgaaatgaaatgaaaagaaaatcgcttattgtcacaagtagacttcaatgaagttactgtgaaaagcccctagtcgccacattccggcgcctgttcggggaggctgttacgggaattgaaccgtgctgctggcctgccttggtctgctttaaaagccagcgatttagcccggtgctaaacagcccTAAATATGCAGCCAACATTCAGAAGTAGGGTTACAtgtctggattatgtgctcaatcCCAGAGCAAAACTGAACACATAACCTTCTGATTTAAGGTCAAGAACGTCAGCAGGAGAGCTACACTGGCATTGTCATTATACGCAGTGTAACACTATTGTCCTAGAAAGTGTGTACCGTAAATGACATGCTGAATTTTATCAAACTAATTATTTTTAAGCAAAGGCCTCAATTAAAGCCAGATTGCATCTTTAAGGGTTAGGAAAGAAAATTTCCAAAGTTTTGTCTTAACTGCCTTTTCTTAATTTCTTACCGGAGGGATGCCAGGTCATCAAAAAGTCAAAGGTTAAAGGCTTTTTCTCTTTCAATGCCCACATTACTCGGTTATATCTTTTATCACCAGGAACAAATGTAGCATCACGCAAGTGGACAGTAACATCTGAAAACACATTATTAAATCATgaaacccaaaactgaactgattTTAGGGTGATCTGCATTACACGGAGAGCTAtagttatgaagagaaattggatagactagtgttgttttccttggaacagaggagactgagggagggcatgattgagatggataaaataacaaggggcatagatagagtagataggaagaaacttttccccttggtggagggatcaatgattggggcatagatttaaggtaagggtagGAGGTTTAGCGGGgtttgtgaggaaaaaccttttcaccaagagggtggtaggagtctggaactcgctgtctgaaagggtggtggaggcaaagaccctcataacatttaagaaatatttagatgtgcgcttgcaatggcaaggcatacaaggctatgatcTGAGTGCTGGGAGATGGGATTAGAACAGTTAGGTGGTTGTTGTTGactggtgcagatgcaatgggccgaagggcctcttctgtgctgcagaCCTCTTATGACTCGATGAAATCAAACCAAACCAGAACAAAAATTTCAACAAGCTAGTGTGAAGCCGGCAAGGTTGGTGCATTCACCCAGTACTGCAAGAAATTCTTCCAAGCTTAGAATGTTTTAATAGTTTGCACTTACTGTATCTCACTGCTGTCTTGTGTGAATACATGGACGGCTGTCCTTCTAGGCCAAGCTCCTCGTATGTATCCTTGTCAATTGATAAAATTAGTTTTCCTATGAAACCCAATAGTCATCAACAAGGACTTTTTTTTCATGAGGATTTATGGTTGCATTCACAAATATTACATTATACACAATCAGTTCACAATTCTCTTATTCTTTTAGTCAAGTGACTGTCCTATCAAAAAAATACATTCTTGCAGGATTCATTTCTTGTACTCACTGCATCTCAAAGTCATCTGTAGAATAATGAGTTCATGAATATTTTAAGGAGACCATGATGGGTTTGGGTGATGTAACTGTGGCATCAGTAATCTGATGACCAAGATGCTCCAATGGTGCTGGGAGCAGAATAGTCTGTGCTGACTACGAGGTCTTTGTAAAGAATTTATAAATAAACATTTGAAGTTAAACTACGCCAACAATCTCAAGTTTATCGAAAAGGAAGCAAAGACTCATGAAAAAGGTTAGGTAATCCGCAGCAGCAAAATGGCAGCACATACCACTATTATTCCCAACCACAACCACCCACATGTTTGCGTATACTTGGGCTTTcagttaaaatatatatatattttaaattgtaAAGGTTAGCTGTACTGAAAATGTGTGGAAAGGTATTTCATAACAAGTCCTGCAGTTGTGCATTACTATTGGCCTGGAGAGAAAGCTGTCTGTCTTGGGTACTAGAGAAAAATTGAAGATAACCGGTTCATCAGAGGTTCCCAGAATTTGTCTACAGGGGTCATAATATGAGACAGTCACTAACTAATCCAACAGGGAATTTTGGATCAAATTCAGGGGAAACCCAATAAGTGGTGAGTATACGGAACTTGCTGTCATGGTGACTAGCATAGACGCATTGAAGGGGAAGCTGGATACGTATATGGAGAAGAAAAGAAGGATATGCTAAGGATACTTGACCTGAGGTGAGAGGATGATTATGTGGAACATAAAGACTGGCATTGACCAATTGGACGGAGTGGCCTTTTCGGTGTTATAAATTCTCTGTTCTGTAATTTTTCCACATTATGCGCAACTTTGTTTAAACCCATTTTACAATAGCAAACAATAAAATTAATTTGTAGCATCACTGCTTTACATCAAGAAATGTAGTTGGAATTCGCTATGTATTACATTTGAAACAATTTTTGGACTTTTAATGTTTCAATCTCGTTGGAATTAACCAATTTATTCTGAAGAAACaaccatagaatttagaatttacagtgcagaaggaggccattcggcccattgagtctacaccagcccctgaaagagcaccctagcatgGTATTGTTACCACCTAGCATGGTATTGTTACGGTAATAAATAGGTAACAAACTTGAATGCTGATTTTGAGAAAAGGTATTTTACCTGTTGGCAATAGAGCGATACAGTTGTCTTGATCTATTCTGGTGTTGTAAGAAAGTACATAAAGAAAGCCTGGAATGAACAATTTTTAAACTAAGACAGATGGATTGTGAGCAAAATAAAGAAATAAGTGCATTTCATAAATTACAGACATAATCATCACCTTTCCTAACAAATTTGTTGATGAATTCAGGCTCAAGCATTTCATGAAGTTGTAATTGCTTCACCAGATAATAGTCTCCTAAAGTTCTGCAGACAGCAGTGACTCCTGGTGGCATGAGTCCACATTCTGGTATTAAAATGGAGACCTGCAAGAAAACATTTAACACAGCAAAAAAAATGAATTTAGCAATAAAAACATTTCCTAATTTATAATCTTTCAGTGTGGATATCTACTTTAAAGTACAACAGTTAGAAGATCAAACATCAATATTTAAAATAACTCATTTAAAAAAATCTACTATTTAAGTTCATCTTTGCTTACATACCCATGTGATTGCCTGTGACAGCGAGACCTTCAATGGTGGCAACTCATCAGAGTTGTTATTAGAGGTACCAAGTACCTTTTTGCACAAGTGTTTCATTGGAATCTCTAATAAACACTGTTAAATAGTAAAATTAAATGACTACCACTAGTGGTATTTAGCATTCAATGCCATTTTCAACATTATTAGTTTCCAAACATCAGTAAAGGCGAGAATGGTTTAATGTTCGTttaatttgtgatttgttttttgtttaaggcagtatccctttaaggggctcCCCTTCaacttgtccctcagtttatttgatttagtttaattggttcttGATTTATTTAAAAATAAGAGTAAGGGCATGGACACGATACTGCATGCATTTACCCTGAATTTAAAAGTCAATGGAGGTATCTCTGAAATAATAAACGGGACAATAACAAAAATGGAATCCAACCCAACCATCTCTTTCTTGGAACGTTGTCATTATGTTGAAGGCATAATTATGTTTCTAGTTTTTGATGCTGCCTTCCAGTATACTCTTGCAGATCTCAATCCTTGTAGATGTTTATTGTGAACTAAAACATAGATAAACCATTCCAGATAAAATATTTATGTCATTGTAAATTAAGAAGGTCTGCACTATTCACACAAACAGAAAATAGTGGAAACATATAGCAGCCCAACCAGCTCCTATGGATAACAccagaagtccaaagatgtgcgggttaggtggattgaccatgttcaattgccccctagtgtcaaaaagattagatggggttactaggttatggggatgggcggtgaaggcgtgggcttaagtagggtgctctttccaggggcccatacagactcaatgggccgaatggcctgcttctgcactgtaaagtctaacaTTCTTTATAAGTTAAACTTTTGGGTTTCAACTCATCCTTAGAATTAATATTAGTTTAACAGGCATCAGGAAGCAGTTTTAAATCTCGAACTTTTGATCTACAAGTATGTATAGAgatgatagccatgatgtggaaatgtcggcgttggactgggatgagcacagtaagaagtcttacaacattaggttaaagtccaacaggtttgtttcgaatcactagctttcagagtattgctccttcacctgaagaaggagcagtgctccgaaagctagtgactcgaaacaaacgtgctggactttaacctggtgttgtaagacttcttactatgtataGAGAGAGTGGCCTACGCTTTAATCACAGAACTATGCAGATAACAACCCAACTGAAGCAATGCTGGTTAATGACTAAAACACAATGAGCTACTCAACTTTTTCTATATTAATCTGCAAAGCACTGACCTGGCACTTCAGGTGAGGCTTTAAAAAGCCCCATTCGCTGTCAACCACCCACCTGGTAGGTATGGTGAAGAGTCTCCACCCCCTGCCAACCATCCACCTGGTAGTTATACTGATGAGTCTCCACCCCCTGTCAACCACCCACCTGGTAGTTATACTGATGAGTCTCCACCCTCTGTCAATCACCTATCTGGTAGTTATGGTGATGAGTCTCCATCCCCTGTCAATCACCCACCTGGTAGTTGTCGTGATGAGTCTCCGCCCCCTTGTCGATCACCCACATGGTGGTTGTTGTGATGAGTCTCCGCCCCCTGTCAATCACCCAACTGGTAGTTATGGTGAtgagtctccacccccccccccccccccccccgtcaaccatCCACCTGGTAGTTATACTGATGAGTCTCCACCCTCTGTCAATCACCCacctattaggggctggtttagcacagtgggctaaactgctggcttgtaatgcagaacaaggccagcagagtgggttcaattcctgtaccggcctccctgaacaggtgccggaatgtggcgactaggggcttttcacagtaacttcattgaagcctacgtgacaataagcgattattattatggtagccatgatgtggagatgccggcgttggactggggtgagcacagtaagaagtcttacaacactaggttaaagtccaacaggtttgtttcaaacactagctttcggagcactgctccttcctcaggtgattattATGGCTCATTTTAATGGTAGTTATGATGATAAGTCTCTGCCCCCTGTCAATCATCCACCTGGTAGTTATGGTGATACGTCTCCGCCCCTCTGTCAATCACCCACCTGGTAGTTATGGTGATGAGTCTTCGCCCCTCTGTCAATCACCGACCTGGTAGTTATGGTGATACGTCTCCGCCCCTCTGTCAATCACCGACCTGGTAGTTATGGTGATACGTCTCCGCCCCTCTGTCAATCACCTACCTGGTAGTTATGGTGATACGTCTCCGCCCCTCTGTCAATCACCCACCTGGTAGTTATGGTGATGAGTCTTCGCCCCCCTGTCAATCACCCACCTGGTAGTTAAAGTGATGACTCTCCACATGTTTGCGGTGTCTGGATTTGATGTTCCTGAGGTTGGATTTTTCACTGACGAGTAAGTGCCGCGCGCATTTCTCCAAATTCTGCAGCatcgccccctcactcccgccgcgaGCTCTGTTTGACGGTTATTCCCGAGCGGCCTCACTCCCGCCGCGAGCTGTTTGACGGTTATTCCCGAGCGGCCTCACTCCCGCCGCGAGCTAGTGTCTCGCTCAGGATATTCCCCTTTGATGCCTCATTTACAAACTATGGTGGCCCGTGCTCGGCTGCGCCCTCGAGTGGCCGGAGGCCAGGGCGTAAAGGAGTGGGGCGGCCAAATCCAAAGAGGTGAAAGGATTCAACTCAACACCAGCTCAAAAGCAAGTAGCCATTTTTTTGTAACCCGAGTCCAGGTTACAAAAGGTTATTTAACTGATATTGGCTCAGCATTGATTTCCCAAAATATAGAACCCATTCATTTTTCAGCATGGGGTAGAGCCCATGGGACACAGGGTAATATGGTGAACTGGATAAAAAGGGTATGGTCGATGGGGGCCCTTGCGAATGGAAAgtcgtttcaagtggtgttccacagggcggtgttgggacccttactgcttGTGTTATGTGTTAAcaatttggacgtgaacgtggggagcaagattggaaaatttgcagacgACTCAAAGACTGGCCGCGTCGTGGATAGTGTAGAGCAGTGATTTTCTAATTTTTTTTCTGAGGATCGATTTTTACCAACTGACCAGCATTTGCGACCCACTATTTTCTCttgcctttaatgcgagaggtgagcctgcatggtcctcacaatctcacttcaaTCAGGTTTACAGCAGGAGAGGACTATGCgcatatcgggtgcaggattcagccggttcctttgtgctgtcttcatctttgaggattgaaaatccaacctcgcacatgtaggtcgttgtgaagggcaaaagcaacaaaatgcttgctttACTCGGCTCCGGATACTCCTtggagacgctactccagaatgctgacagtctcatTGATGTGTGCAGggtttttaatgtgctatcacagcTGAGACACAGAagttcagtttcttcatttggagtcagctgcaagttaacaaCTGATTCTGGGGGCATCAAACTCAGGGATTTTTCACCCTCCTCTCCTCTCAAAATCTGAAATTTCTCCTCTGGGAAGTAGCGACCAAAATTGTTGGGCAaccagatgcaactgaataaggcttgcaAGTCCATTTACAGCTTCCTTACCATTGCTGTTTTTTTCGATGtgttgtagcagtgtggggaacatataGTAATTTTGgatttgcactcgcaattgccaaactcacaatgacttttggaaagcttcgatttcttcagtgctgaaagcaatcatcatccttcccttgcaatttgaggttgttcatttagaattgaaaagatgtctacaaggtaagacatagttagcatacaagtttcatcagcaaactaaTCAGCCAGAGGACAATTTCTTGAGGAGGAAAGTGTGGATTTTGtatctcagttcgtaaactctgagtaaCACCTTGCTGTTAGCttgtggctgctgttgagtaaagcgtCGAGAGTTCTGTTCttttcccaaacatttttaattttccttgcacacactctatacaaaactctatcaccacaccacactcaaacaagtgccacctgcaaccctttacatatcaatgtcaattattggatacttaacatcagtgagacatctaattggaacgtCTCTTAACTCATTCCTAACACCTACCCCTTGACAGCTGTGTGGAACAACAAATGTGTGCGCTCagcccccatatcggaacacagtctcaaaaagcctggtattgagtgcgctgcgtttaatgaaattcacaactttcacaattcctttcaacaccacttcaagattggatggaattcctttcgatgccagcGCCTCACAGTGAATAAaataatgattccaaacaatgtcctgagcAGCTCGCCTTAATCCTAActataactccgctgtttttcccagtcatgttggctgctccatcgcttgtgattcctcCGCCAC
The genomic region above belongs to Scyliorhinus torazame isolate Kashiwa2021f chromosome 6, sScyTor2.1, whole genome shotgun sequence and contains:
- the rpp40 gene encoding ribonuclease P protein subunit p40 isoform X1; this encodes MLQNLEKCARHLLVSEKSNLRNIKSRHRKHVESHHFNYQVSILIPECGLMPPGVTAVCRTLGDYYLVKQLQLHEMLEPEFINKFVRKGFLYVLSYNTRIDQDNCIALLPTGKLILSIDKDTYEELGLEGQPSMYSHKTAVRYNVTVHLRDATFVPGDKRYNRVMWALKEKKPLTFDFLMTWHPSDGEETSLKSYFMGYECKRYQPTLSTRILNNIDCPVLLSKELKGKDNESCSSQEFLEWLGAVSSDIDCNNQADNFLSTYCCPWPSTVLDKACLCTVSGFIIPEGINLIVDQLRQYFEEPKLAQWVSMTVHGFADSPVSWGESEHGYHKGGENLYNFVLFRNQDYWLHMAVGTHSGCPP